The stretch of DNA TTAGTAGCTAATCAAAACAGTTGGCGGTGGTTAAATATAGTAAATAATGTATGTTCAATGGCAAAAATAATGTTTTCGAGTTAGAATTTTGTCTAATTTGATCGGATTTTTCAATTTGGTAGTGTCCGGCAAAAGTCGAGAAATTTTGGTAGTTTCTCGCAATATTAAAAACTTTAGGTAGTATTTATGAAAATGAGGTAAATTTTAGATagtttttgataaaaaaaaaactctttaCTTTATGCATAAATATTAAGATAAAGGTAaaattattggtagtcttgagacaagactttggtgagtcttaagacaagactcgctcaagactaccaataatctatcATAGTCTTAataaagtcttaagttgagtcttgaaaatccaagactcaacttaagactctaCATGAGTCTTGACTCTTGACCCCACTATTAGAAGAAGACATCCAATGAAAGAAAGACAagtgttatattattattattattttttttttccttaaacCCCACATCTTCTCATGTAAGTGAAAAAGTAGAGTCTGAGGTGAATctgaacaataaataaataataaaagttagtggaaaactgATGTGGCAGGGTCTTAAGACTTTAGGGAGTCTTACCAATAATCATACCctaactactccctccattcaactccaaatagtacatttcttttttcacgtttggcAACGCACGTTTTACATCGTAAGTTTCTTTGGTTACACtgttttaaaaattataaaaatttgatatttttaatgtacttctaaagacgaataaaacaagatccacatgaatatattttatcttatatattggGAGGAAATGAGAAGATTCTTCTTACtcgtgaatagtgtacaaaagagaAACCTGccatttggagttgaatggagggagtatattatagTATTAAAAGTACAACAAGTACATACAAAAGTGTTATGATTTGGTGTAGTTTATCTTAAGAAGTGGGTCTTAGTAGTGGAATTAtaatatcaatcaatcaatactatatattaaatccaggaACCAAgagatttcaatgtaattaaaaaaagttatacaaattaattatactatatagttttaaatcactagcaccgtgtgatggacccgattaagggatctcaatgcaaatattatatagtttggattaaaattaaattatatagaagattggtaattatcctaaacatttgtaagagactaaaacgtggtcaatttccttaaaataaaataattaattaattaatatgttcaatttcaaggagaataaaagaaataagatgtttattaattttcctaaatatttatagaagactagaaaatggtcaatttccttaaaataaaataattaattagtataaacatgcacacttatggtattaattattatcatcataaaattatatattaaatttaaaatctattcaattttattaaagtttatagtttattagatttatagagatgttaattatttaacatacaaaaatataatataagtaggttataaataattcaagttagattccatgaTATATAATATTGTATAGTTCTTTTGATTTAATTTattgcatatatgtaatatatttatataaatatataatcctcttaaaattgcatgcctaagtagtaaaagtactTTCgttagtaaagaaaagaattgtagtaacattggatatagttatatgatattaataactcatttgaatagtaaaagtaacaatattatcagtgagattagtgaaagtggtagaaacaacaacgggagtagtgaaaaaatcaatattaatgcggtaatagtgaaagtaacaataattacggcgggataagagaaattatcaatattaatgtggtgacactaacaataattacggcgggagtagtgaaagtaacaatgattacgagcaagtagttaaatgttattactattgtttcattaataagagtaaaatattaatagcgggagtagtgaatttgttacaaaatttatttcatcgtaatttcaggatatgtcatagaaaaatatattaatgataaatttatgagttatacaACTTTAAGAAATTTTATTtaatggaaaaaaaaattaatggtcagtagaggtagcccgggctaagccgggcaccaatactaatTATAGTAAAAAAGTACAACCAAATAAGAAAAAGGTGCAATGTGGAGTTCAATGAACGAAAAAGAAATACATTTATATATGCAATGTGGAGGTAAATTGAGGGAGTAGTAAGGAATAAGATACATATCTAAGGACAACTACTATTGTAAAACCATAAgtctatcacaaattctcatttgtaacgGTCGGGGACGGATCTAGGCCCATTCTACTAGGGCTTTAGCCCTAGTAGTTTCCAGCAAACAAAAAAACATATAGACTAAAGAGTAGTACAAGATCACTAGTTTATCTTTGCCTTGGTGGTGTGACACTCAGTAATCCAACCTGAACACTAAcgcatactattattattatttttggttTCTTTTTATTTTCCAATATGTTATTTTGGTTTTCTAGTTTTTCCTCCTCCTACTAAATATAGTTTTTTTTAAAAGAACCCACTAAATAATATTCCGTAATTTTCATTCTCAATCATTCGTTTACCTTTAAGTATTTTAAGCAAAGGTAAACTAAATGATTAGGACAGATGGAGTAAGTACTACCAAAACAAATAATAATTGTCTAAGTACAAGTACATCATTTTAGGAACAAGTGTGCTACGGTgaaattacaaaatataatatATATGTACATCACTGAAAATGAAGTTCACTAATATCGTTTTACAAATTCAATTTAAGTGGTTAGTCAACCCTTAATTTAGTATACGagtatttaaaaaaaatgaaaatataaAGTTAATACCCGAAATGCTCTATAATAGTATCGTGTAAAAGCATGTATACATATCTACTTGTAAGCCTTTTAATGTTATTTGaaccttgaaaaaaaaaaaatagtcctAGGCAAATATAATTTCTGGTTCCGCCCCTGGTGACGGTCATGTCCGTCTTAAACTTGTATGGGTCAAGTATTACCCATGTGGGATAGACAAAAGTAGAATGTCTAGGGAATAACaatttgttttgtcttatctacccacatgGTTATTAgctgacccgtcacaagcttgtgacggaaaaGACTTGTCggaaaacacaaattctcattagtGACGGACAATATCCGTCAGAACTCACAAGCTTTTGACATGTCAAATAAAAACCCATTTGGGTAGATAAAGACAAGTTATTTGTCATTCCGTAGACACTATCGCTTTTGTCTTATTTACCCAAATAGGTGATGTTTAACCTctcacaaacttgtgacgaatATACCCATTACAAGGGAGACTCATTATAAAGAAAATTATTTAGAAAACTTTCGTCCACCCAATGGTGGGGTTCCAAATTACCACATACGGAGTACAAATGAAGAAAGTTTTGGAAATAGGACTATTCTTTCTCAAAAGTGCCCCACAAGTTAGGGGCCAATAACAAATTCATGTGGATGTAACGTAAAATCGGCAAACAATTAACAAAATTGGCATTTTGTGGAGATTGGAGACTTGGAGTCGATCAATAAATCAACACGTTTTTTAGGGAAGACAATTACTCCGTATTTGGCAATATGCCCTTTAACGGTGTACTTTATAGACTTATGACATAAGCGATCACGCCATTTAGTCGGAATCTACTTGTCAACACTCCAAAACTTACCCTACACTCCTAGAGGCGTGGACGACATTGCGATTACCTCAATTAATACATTAACGGAGTATCTCAAATTACATTATTTTTGAGAAATGCCAAAGTGCCCAAGCAAGATTACATAATTGTCTTTGGTTTTATACCCATTTTATACGATGCCCTAATGTATGCAGTTTTAAACTAGGTGAATTTTGATTAGGTAAATATATCAATATCTCGTGTGTCCTCGAAATGACGAGATCTCATATTGAGTGGAGTTTAGTTCAGCTTGTATTTTGATTTAGTTCAACTACATTCGGTGGAGTTCGATTCAGCTCATCTCTTTACAAATTAATTCTTAGATCCTGTTCTTTGTGGTTTGATTTCAACTTATTTCATTTCAGCTTTTAGTCAGTTTAGTTCAGCTTTATTTAATTCAGTTTGGACCATGTTTTCAAAAATCAACTCTTATTTTAGTTTCATTCAGCTCCGTTCCGTTCAGTtctattcagttcagtttcaTTAAGCTCGGTTTAGCTCTTTTCAGTCAAAAAGAACATgtcaaattaactcttacttcacTACAGTTCGGTTCAGCTCTTTTCAGTCGAAAAGAACAAGGCCTGAGACTTTATTTAGCTTAACTTaacttcattcagttcagttgaCCACCTTCATTAACTCTTATTTTAGCTTCATTCAGCTCCATtccgttcagttcagttcagataagctccattcagttcagtttcaTTAAGCTCGGTTTAGCTCTTTTCAGTCAAAAAGAACATgtcaaattaactcttacttcacTAAAGTTCAGTTTAGCTCTTTTCAGTCGAAAAAAACAAGGCCCAGGGCTCCTCAGCTTAACTTAACTTTATTCAATTCAGTTGATCACCTTCATCCAATTCAGGGTCAGCTCAGCTTAGCTCTTATCTATTGAAAACAACAAACTTAATTACAATAGTTTTATTCATTGTTGACTTTTATATAACTGATAAAATAAACAATAgatcttggtatagacgggtggggcgaacagacgggtaaagacatctaataaaatgggtaggggaaCAAGGTGAGGCACCcctatgtgcttcccactttatggcaaatgggtattttataagggaaaatggtatccgtctatacgtataaacGGATAATGTCCGTCTTTAATGAGAATTTATGTAAAATAAATCTCACGTCTTTACatacaaaaaaaatacaaaaaaaagaaaaaacttcTCTAGTACGACTGAAGAAACACAAAACCTTGTCAAGTACGACTCAGAGTTCACAGCCATATACTCCAAAGACCAAGATACATCAGGCCTTCCGTATATCATTCCCATATATATGTGGACTGACCATGTCCATATCCCACAACCAAAACTCCCAAAACCTTTCACCAAGCAAACCCAAGTCAACCAAAATAATATCCTTCGTATCTTTTTCTAAAAAATAAATCAATATAAACCACGCAATCTCCTATAAATACCACAACAAACTCCCTCACAACCTCAAATTACTCTCAACAAAACTATTCAATACCTACCACTTTAAACTTTACAACCCAAAACATTTGCAAACAAATTAAACAACCATGTGTCCTACAGGAACAACTCTCCGTCCCAAACAAATCTCCAACGATGATAAACCAGATTTCCGACAAGCATTCGCAGTAATGGACGCAGACCACGACGGGAAAATCTCCAGCGACGACCTCCGTGTATTTTACGCGGCGGTCGGGGATGGAGGTCAGGGTCATGGTGAGGATGATATGATTAAGGCGATGATTAATGTCGCCGACTCGAATAAAGACGGGTTTGTGCaatatgatgagtttgaaggggtTTTGAGTACGGTGGAGAAGGGTGAaagtggtggtgatggtggggTTATGGAGGAGTTGTTTAAGGTTATGGATAGTGATTGTGATGGGAGATTAGGTGTTGATGATTTAAGGAGTTATTTGAAATTAAGTGGGAtttatgttgatgatgatgagattAAGGGTATGATTTTATTGGGTGGTGGTAGTGTTTTTGATGGAGTTGATTTTAATGGCTTTCTTTCTATTTTGAATCTTCATCATTAATAGTACTTtttccgtctcagtcatttgttaccGAGGTATTTTAatctaaagtaaataaatgattgggatAGAAGAAGTATTATTAAAGAAATTAAAGAAAATTGTTTGGATACGAAGATAGGAGGAAAAATGTTAAAGAAGGTCTCGAGGAGATTACTATCTAAAGAAGGAATTTGATTTTGTGAACCCGGAATTGGAAGTTCGTGTTCGATGATGGATGAATACAATTGAGTTAGAACTTAGACGGGTCGAGACCAGGGGGGAACCTACATAGTAGCAAAGGGTAGCACTCGCTACCCCAAATTCCCAGAAAATGATTAAGATTATCGACTTTTGCTACCCCAATTTTTTTAAATATGCACCTTAACATAAGTGTAAAACAACATCAAAAAAATTCGCTACCCTAAAATTTTATTTCTGGATTCGCCCCTGATCGAGACATAGGTTATCTTTATGTAATGTGATACTCTGTATTGATAAACATCATTtttgttgatttgatttggtaATTTGTCAAAGTGAAATTGATTTTGGTTGGTCATTACTCTGTATATGACGAGATGCTAACAAAGTAATCAATTTCAATTATAGAGTATTTTTGTAAAATTTCAATCAAAGATTAATAAAATTTTTGTAACCTTTTATATATCTTGCATTATAGGAAGAAATAGGCGTGAAATGGAAATAAACAACCATTTATAGCCAACATTTCGTAAAGTCGATATAAATGGAGTAATGAGTCGGGTTCCTATGAATGATTTATTGATACAATGTATGTATGAAATCTTGAATTCTACCGAGTATGAGATTGTAATTGAACTATTCTTGAGTTCCTTAACACTTTTACAACCCCAACAGAAATATCCAATATTTCCAGCTCCATCTTAAGCGTTGCCGTGACAATTAATCTTCCCAAGAGCAAGAGATCATACAAGAGTAGTAAATTATTATACGAAATGTGTTTGAATTCTATGTCCCATTTTTTGTGTATGATGATGTAGTATTTTTCGCCACTAGACAACAATGTCAATTTCATCACAAGTCGGCCCATTATTTTTCTCTTGCTCTTTTTCACTACTTGGCTAGTTGAGTTCACATCTGCCGATTTATTCCCTTGAAATAGGCCATTTATTCCCTTGAAATAGGAAAGAATCAAATGCCAAATCAACGTAGTTCTGATTCTAGCAACTATGATGAGGAAATTCACGTGAAAATAAGAAAGGGAACTGAGTCAACAAACAAACCCCTATTTTTTAGGGGGTTGACCTGGTATTTAGCAACTGATGCAAAGGCAGCTCGAAAACCCTAGTTCTGATTCTAGCAACTATATAAGGACGAGGAGAGCAACACTCAAGGCATTCGAAATTCAATCCAAGCAACTCAACAGTTCACAAAAAATCCCGTCTACACTTGGCGATAATTCACTAGCTAAAAataatcttgtatttccttacttgcgtATTCAACTTCGATTATAGTGCAaaattggcgggattccgactccccccgcggttgttcccacaccgggttttccgcgtcaccaaaaatcctccgtgtcaTTCTCTTCGTTCGTCTTTATTTCGTTGTTTCTGTCGTTGCATTTAAACCACGATTGGTATTAAGAATAATCACTATCACTAACGCAATTAAATTAAtaactcggtaaatttttaccaaaacaataccCATTTTATACGATGCCCTAATGTATGAAGTTTTAGACTAGGTGAATTTTGATTAGGTAAATATATCAATATCTCGTGTGTCCTCGAAATGACGAGATTTCATATTCAGTGGAGTTTAGTTCAGCTTAGCTCCATCCGTTCAATTCATTAAGTTCAGTGCAATTTCATTAAGTTGATCAGTTTAGCTCTTTTTAGTCGAAAAGAACATgccaaattaactcttactttagtacagttcagttcagctcagctctttTCAGTCGAAAAATACAAGGCTTGAGGCTCTATTCAGCTCGACTTaacttcattcagttcagttgatcagtttcattcagttcaattaAATTCAGTTCAACTCAACTCTGCTccattcagtttagttcaattcagcCCATATCTATTAACAAAAACAAACTTAATTACAATAGTTTTATCACAAAATCTCAGTGAatacggcacgtatccgtcactttggagtgacggataccattttctctcacaaatgacccaaatagaggagagagggaagcacatgggagtgcccccaccttgtcccccctatccgttttgtgagtggcattacccgtcacttgctccgacccgtcaaAATTTAAATGAGAATATTAATCACAAATCTCGCACAAGTCAGTTTTTCTAATATGTGCAAAACCAAAATAGAAAGAATTAAATAACATTTTTATAAGAAATTAGAATATGCAATTACTTTTcctattttttaaaataaaaacattTAATTCTTTCCATTTTGGTTTTGCACATATTAGAAAAACTAGGCACATGATTGAAAAACCGtaattaaatattaaatattatgATATTGTTGTTAATTTGTTACACAATATCAATGTTgttcgatgccccatcaacaACTAATTCAAGCCACCATTTGAAAAGGGTCAGTAAGAATGTTCGGGCTATTAGATGTCATTGGAGAGCTTCCCGGGTTATACCAAGGTCACGTTGTCCAACAATAAGGGTGAAAAATGAAAAGCTAATGACAATTGCGCTAACTCATATAAATTTAAGAGTAAATACCACTTCATTTACATATAATTAAGTATATTTGAATACTATGAGCTTATTATATGGGTGAGCAATTTTAGGTTCGGACCAAATCCGGACCGAATTATtttggtccggtcctcggtcctaattttttcaaggtttggtcttcggtccggtctggTCTAAGACCCGTTAATTTAGGTCCGGACCGAATGGaccaaatttcatgtttttaatgacgcaacattaaaatattatgaatcaaattaatattttattttcaaaagaTATTATAAATTAGTATTGTCAATGATTTTCAAAAAAGAGTTGTCTAATTATTtaaatgcattttatttataggAATTAAAATGTAGTTATCGTATACGAAATTGTGAAAAaactaattttaggtccatttcggtCCAAGACTGGACCGGACTAAATATTTCATGTTTGGTCCGGTCTAAGACCGAAATTTTTAGGTCCGGTCTTCGGTCCACTAAATTTTTATTTTCGATTTTCGGTCCGGTCCAGTTTGGTTCGGTTTTGGACCGATTCTCAGCCCTAACTTATTAttttaatacttcctccattcaactccactctaccactttggtttttcacatttgtcaacgcgtgtttttcgcggtaaatatcgttagctacgtatttgcaaaaattataaaagttatatatttttaatgtactcgtaaagacgaatcaaacaataTCCCACTTGAATATATTTTCAGtatatattgagagaaaattACAATTGAAGGTTTATgtgtgaatagtgtgcaaaaactaatatggtagagtggagttgaatggaggaagtacattAATTAATTCTCTATTTTGTGTAGCAAAATTACACTGTCATGCTCTGTATGGGGGCCACTATACAGATGAATTTGGTTTCATCAAAGACCGGAATCATCCTCTGAGCCAGTAATAATTTCATGCAAAATGTTCAACGTAACACTTGAAATGGTAAGAGACATAAAACTTAAATTGTTCAATATATTCAAAATCAAAAAATTAATTTAGATACTTGGTATTATTTTCAATTTGTATAAGTTGGAGTGACTTTAAAAACTTATCTAACAACTAATGCATAACATTATGACATTGAAAGGTAATGAGTAAATAAGGTGTTAGCAAAAAATGTTTTATctattttacttttattgttcAATCTCCCATTCTAAATTAGCAGGACAAAATAATTTTACAATGTCGAGAGACAAGTGTTAACATGGcccaataaacaaaaaaaaaagtatttgacGTCTTAAAAGGCGAAATGAATGAGAGGTGTTGATGGTGGAGGTTGTGATAAGGGAGGGGTCGTGATGGGTGGGTAATGATGGAGTGAGGTGCCGCACATAAGGTTATGAGAAGGATTACGGGTCCCGCTTGGGGTGGGGCCGAGATGGTGGTTATGTTGGAGGTGCGGGACGTAGGGGATGACGGAGGCAAGATAGGGCAAGGTAGTTGGAGGATGTATGATATGGATTGCAAGGAGTGGTTAGTTGTGTGGCTGTTGAGATAAGGGTTGAGAGGGACGTCGTGGTCAAAGGCGTTGGGTGCGATCACCACGCACTACGGTAGAGAGTTTACTGGTGAATCTTGAGGTAGTCGGTTAGTGATGCCGAATGTTACTTCCAGACGTCAAGGCAATGGTGGGTGAGAGTGCAAAATGAGAGAGAATAATGTAGAGAAATGAAAGGAGAACAAACAATGGGGTAATATGATTAAAAAAAACGTACAACAATGAGAAAAATTAAATGTATAATGCGTAAATAAACAGGTTAGAAATCTACAATAAGTTTACATTCACTTTTCATATTTCACCTCTTATAAGTTAAAAAAACCGAGAAAAAAAAAgcaacggaaaattcacgtggtaccctttaACTTTGTCACTTTTCACATGGTATCCaatattttaagtttgtgtacacgATACCCTTTACATTTCATTTCATGCACAATATGCCTTTTTTGTCGCTACAAAAACTTTCAATTGAGCGTAAGTCCTACATCGGAATTCGGAATCGGCCTTTTTTTTGTCCTAAAATGATTTTCTtttcataatctacgatttgagatAAAAAAAATTGTCGACGGGCATTTTATATGGCTTTATTTTTCCGACAACTTTAAATCAACCGTAATTtcgattttaaatttttgaattaCCGTTTTTCGTTTTATAAAattatagatctcgaagagataattaagtttgaaaaaaaaattattcaattCCGATTTCCGGTCTACTGTTTATGCTCAATTGAAGATTTTAAGAATGATAAAAAAGACACCTCATACTTGAAAATCAAAGCTTAAGGGTaccatgtgcacaaacttaaaaaggtAGATACCACGTACAAATTGACGAAGTttaggggtaccacgtgaattttccgaaaaAGCAAAGTACTTCAAATAAAATTAAGCAACATAAACTTATCAAAACTGCATAATTAAGTAGGTAAAGTAAATTTTTCTAAAATTTAGTtatttactaaataaaaaaatacatacttttttttacttttaataatactttCCGTTACTACCCGTGCAATGCAAGGGTTCAAAAACTAGtataactaataaaataaatctcaaTTCACATAAAAAAAcggttttttcccatggtaccctcgaactttggcagattacacatggtacccctccttttaactttctacatatggtacccctgtatttacgttttttttttcccAGAATGCCCCTAGCTAAACTTCCGTCATCACTCCGTTAGTTTTTTTACTAATGACcccttttttttggttatttaataCACTAATAATACATAACTCCTTATTTTATACAATAAACTAATTTTAATAACTAAATCCCCAAACCacccttatcatcatcatcttcaaaaTCACCCCAAACATCCTCCTCTTTCACCCACCACCATACCAATCACCATCATAATCTTCATAGCTCCCACCACTTGTCATGCCTTCGACGACCACCACGCCGACGCCACCACACAGCCACCACCTTACCGATGTCGGCAAACCAGTCCACAACGACCACTGCCGCCTCTCTCCTCTTTCCCTCCTTTCTCATTCTGCACTTCTTCCACACGACAACACCGTGACTACCATGCCGTCACTACCAAAATCGACATCCACCGCACCACCGCACAACCTTCACCAGTCACCACAGCACACCCTTTTCGTATTTCTTCTTCCTTTTATCCTTTCTTCTTCCACCTGCCGCACAACCCTCTGAATATCGCCACCACTCACGCACCCCATCACCGACTGCGGCCGACAttcctttattaaaaaaaatagatATGACGATTGTTAGTGGTTGGAGGGGGGAAGGTGGTTGACGGTGGGGCTGGTGGAGAAAGGGCGGTTGGTGATGTCGTCgtctttctattttttttggtgaattttttttcagatttgattttttttgagtGGTTGTGGTTTTTGGTGTTGTCATTGTTGGcggttgttgatggttgttgttggtgtggCCAGTGGTGATCGAAGATGATGATGGTGGGTGATATGGTGGTGGGTGAAAGTGGAGGCTTTTTGGGTGATTTTGAATAAGATGATGATAATGGGTGGTCTGGGGATTTAGATATTAAAGTTAGTATATTGTATAAAATAAGGATTTATGTATAATTagtgaattaaataacaaaaaaaaaggtCATTAGTCAAAAAACTAACGGAGTGATGACGGAAGTTTGACTAAGGgcattctgggaaagaaaaacgtaaatacaggggtaccatatgtagagAGTTAAAAGGAGGAGTACGCCAGAATCTATCTATGAAAGTTAAGGGAGAATGGCTTGAAAAAaaccgtaaaaaaaaaaacacaaaaatgaaAAACCTTGTCTAGTACGACTCAAAAAAACAGAGAACCTTGTCAAGTACGACTCAGAATTCACAGCCATGTACTCCAAAGACCAAGATACGTCAGGCCTTCCGTATATCATGCCCACATGTCATATGTGGACTGACCATGTCCATATCCCTACAAAACTCCCAAAACCTTTCACCAAGCAACGCAAGTACGCAACTCAAGTCAACAAAAATAATATACTCCGTATCTTTTtctaaaaacaaattaataaatcAATATAAGCCACGCAATCTCCTATAAATACCACAACAAACTCCCTCACAACCTCAAAGTACTCTCAACAAAACTATTCAATACCTACCACTTTAAACTTTACAACCCAAAACATTTGCAAACAAATTAAACAACCATGTGTCCTACAGGAACAACTCTCCGTCCCAAACAAATCTCCAACGATGATAAACCAGATTTCCGACAAGCATTCGCAGTAATGGACGCAGACCACGACGGGAAAATCTCCAGCGACGACCTCCGTGTATTTTACGCGGCGGTCGGGGATGGAGGTCAGGGTCATGCTGAGGATGATATGATTAAGGCGATGATTAA from Silene latifolia isolate original U9 population chromosome 10, ASM4854445v1, whole genome shotgun sequence encodes:
- the LOC141606326 gene encoding calcium-binding protein CP1-like codes for the protein MCPTGTTLRPKQISNDDKPDFRQAFAVMDADHDGKISSDDLRVFYAAVGDGGQGHGEDDMIKAMINVADSNKDGFVQYDEFEGVLSTVEKGESGGDGGVMEELFKVMDSDCDGRLGVDDLRSYLKLSGIYVDDDEIKGMILLGGGSVFDGVDFNGFLSILNLHH